The following coding sequences lie in one Oscillatoria salina IIICB1 genomic window:
- a CDS encoding energy-coupling factor transporter transmembrane component T family protein: MDLLRSLPLGSYLEQPVTWLHYLDPRVKLVWLMSFLAAPLLANPYWRIALVVILILLTLSAAIPVRVWRQQMGWLLFLCVFVFIITCLAPDGLAVEHQPRLPLLETDFPQPTDYQYVLFDGGRVTITRRSLDLAVRVSTVIFTLIYSTTLYLLTTAPEEVTAGLENLLQPLKVFRLPITEITLTLTLSLRFIPLVLEEVQNLARSIRTRAINWKKLGLRKSFQIWLVVAERLLENLLLRAEQIAIAMDIRGFTTPERHQVKWHQLRLRWGDWLALASLVPFWWARVYFGS, encoded by the coding sequence GCTGCCTTTAGGATCTTACCTGGAACAGCCTGTTACTTGGCTGCATTATCTCGATCCCAGAGTAAAACTCGTTTGGTTGATGAGTTTTCTGGCTGCACCTTTGCTGGCAAATCCTTATTGGCGGATCGCTTTGGTGGTAATCTTGATTCTGCTAACTTTATCCGCCGCTATTCCGGTGCGCGTCTGGCGACAGCAAATGGGCTGGCTACTGTTTTTGTGTGTTTTTGTGTTTATAATTACTTGTCTGGCTCCAGATGGGTTGGCTGTAGAACATCAACCTCGTTTACCGCTTCTCGAAACCGATTTTCCCCAACCTACAGATTATCAATATGTGTTATTTGACGGAGGACGAGTAACCATAACTCGTCGCTCTTTGGATTTAGCAGTGCGTGTCAGTACAGTAATTTTTACTTTAATTTACAGCACTACTCTCTATTTGTTAACTACTGCTCCGGAAGAAGTAACGGCGGGATTAGAAAATTTGCTGCAACCGCTCAAAGTTTTCCGCTTACCAATTACTGAAATTACCTTAACTTTAACTCTTTCTTTGCGTTTTATTCCTTTGGTTTTGGAGGAAGTGCAAAATTTAGCTAGATCGATCCGCACGAGGGCGATAAATTGGAAAAAGTTGGGACTGCGGAAAAGTTTCCAAATTTGGTTGGTTGTTGCCGAAAGATTGCTGGAAAATTTGTTATTACGAGCCGAGCAAATTGCGATCGCGATGGATATACGTGGCTTTACTACTCCCGAGCGACATCAGGTAAAATGGCATCAGCTACGTTTAAGATGGGGTGATTGGCTAGCTTTGGCAAGTTTAGTTCCTTTTTGGTGGGCGCGAGTTTATTTTGGTTCCTAA
- a CDS encoding YggS family pyridoxal phosphate-dependent enzyme, which produces MTSLIAKRITKIRSSLPAKVRPIAVTKKVSVAAMREAYAAGIRDFGENRIQEALPKQEQLQDLPDICWHFIGHLQSNKAKKALEQFQWIHTCDSLKLAQRLNRLAADLPSPPQVCLQVKILPDPDKYGWSVPELRADLSALDQCKRLKIKGLMTILPLGLTDEETLTAFQEVRSLATKINQQNWSNLQMQELSMGMSADYHFAVQAGATMVRLGRIIFGEIE; this is translated from the coding sequence ATGACAAGCTTAATCGCTAAACGCATTACAAAAATTCGCTCCTCTCTCCCTGCAAAAGTTCGCCCGATCGCAGTTACGAAGAAAGTCTCTGTAGCTGCGATGCGAGAAGCATACGCAGCAGGAATTCGCGATTTTGGTGAAAATCGCATTCAAGAAGCTTTACCTAAACAAGAGCAGCTACAAGACTTACCCGATATTTGTTGGCACTTTATCGGTCATTTACAAAGTAATAAGGCAAAAAAAGCGCTCGAACAGTTTCAGTGGATTCACACCTGCGACAGCCTCAAATTAGCTCAAAGATTGAATCGGCTAGCTGCTGATTTACCCTCACCACCGCAAGTCTGTCTTCAGGTAAAAATTCTCCCCGATCCTGATAAATACGGCTGGAGTGTTCCAGAGTTACGAGCAGATTTGTCAGCGTTAGACCAGTGTAAGAGGCTGAAAATCAAAGGGTTAATGACAATTCTGCCTTTAGGATTAACTGACGAGGAAACACTCACCGCTTTTCAAGAAGTGCGATCGCTGGCAACAAAAATTAACCAGCAAAATTGGTCAAATTTACAAATGCAAGAGTTATCAATGGGTATGTCAGCAGATTATCATTTCGCTGTTCAAGCAGGAGCAACTATGGTGCGCTTGGGACGAATTATTTTTGGCGAGATTGAGTAG
- the pipX gene encoding transcriptional coactivator PipX produces MNTENYINHPTFGLLYRVCAVDEHQELYTTLYAQRLFFVVTVTQENFGFEPISRSDARLMVENRLRKLRRGGSTQEYEQLQAIHQQTFQ; encoded by the coding sequence ATGAACACGGAAAACTATATAAATCATCCTACTTTCGGTCTTTTGTATCGAGTTTGCGCGGTAGACGAGCATCAAGAACTTTATACGACTCTTTATGCTCAACGCCTCTTTTTTGTGGTGACAGTTACTCAAGAAAATTTCGGTTTTGAACCGATTAGCAGATCCGATGCTCGACTGATGGTGGAAAACCGCCTGCGTAAATTGCGCCGTGGTGGTTCAACCCAAGAGTACGAACAGCTTCAAGCTATTCATCAGCAAACTTTCCAATGA
- a CDS encoding cell division protein SepF, with product MNTIFTKLRDFVGGMNEAEEYDYYEEEMEGEDYQNVYNEEPPRPTEEERATPRRPRRATVAAEAAMGSRSNVIGMPGATGGISEVVVVEPRSFEEMPQVIQALRERKSVVLNLTIMDPDEAQRAVDFVAGGTYAIDGHQERIGESIFLFTPSCVQVSTQSGGVVHEVAAAPRSTGSAASRPSAPAPAWTAEASRIAQ from the coding sequence GTGAATACAATTTTTACTAAATTAAGAGATTTCGTCGGCGGCATGAATGAAGCAGAAGAGTACGATTATTACGAGGAAGAAATGGAAGGGGAAGATTACCAAAATGTTTACAATGAAGAACCTCCCCGTCCGACTGAAGAGGAACGTGCTACTCCTCGTCGTCCTCGCCGAGCAACTGTAGCGGCGGAAGCAGCAATGGGTTCCAGAAGTAATGTCATTGGAATGCCGGGCGCGACTGGGGGAATTTCGGAAGTTGTGGTGGTTGAACCTCGTTCTTTTGAAGAAATGCCTCAAGTGATTCAAGCTTTGCGAGAACGCAAATCGGTGGTGTTAAATTTAACGATTATGGACCCGGATGAAGCACAACGAGCAGTCGATTTCGTTGCTGGTGGAACTTACGCGATCGATGGTCATCAAGAGCGTATCGGCGAAAGTATTTTTCTGTTTACGCCAAGCTGCGTTCAAGTTAGCACCCAATCTGGAGGTGTGGTACATGAAGTAGCGGCGGCACCAAGAAGTACGGGTAGTGCTGCTAGTCGTCCTTCGGCACCTGCACCTGCGTGGACGGCGGAAGCAAGTCGCATTGCACAATAA